One segment of Capnocytophaga sp. oral taxon 878 DNA contains the following:
- a CDS encoding membrane or secreted protein — protein sequence MKLAFLTIGILLLCVAGMAIKIWGKKGGKFSGTCASQNPHLNPEGEACSFCGRTPDEQECRNK from the coding sequence ATGAAATTAGCATTTTTAACCATTGGCATACTGCTGCTATGTGTAGCCGGAATGGCAATTAAAATATGGGGCAAAAAAGGCGGCAAATTTTCTGGTACCTGCGCCAGCCAAAACCCACACCTAAACCCAGAAGGTGAGGCTTGTAGCTTTTGCGGGCGCACCCCCGATGAACAAGAATGCCGTAACAAATAA
- a CDS encoding RNA polymerase sigma factor, which produces MLGNLSEKIAEAKKGNQRAFSWLLDEFWAEVYAFQLKRVNDEAEAEDITVQTFARAFDKIGSFDEQYSFRTWLFTISKNIHIDSLRRQAEPILHLDSEEKESKRIADDTPTIEDSLIMEQQFDYLLKSIKQLKEPYRTAIQLRYLQEKSYKEIADEMKSTMNNVKITLLRAKKMLISKFNN; this is translated from the coding sequence ATGCTTGGTAACCTTTCCGAGAAAATAGCAGAAGCAAAAAAAGGCAACCAGCGAGCTTTTAGCTGGTTGCTAGATGAGTTTTGGGCTGAAGTGTACGCCTTTCAGCTAAAAAGAGTGAATGACGAGGCCGAAGCTGAAGATATTACAGTACAAACATTTGCACGTGCTTTTGATAAAATAGGAAGCTTTGATGAACAATATTCATTCAGAACTTGGCTATTCACTATCTCAAAAAACATCCATATTGACTCACTAAGGCGACAAGCAGAGCCAATACTACATTTAGACTCAGAAGAAAAGGAATCTAAGCGCATTGCCGACGATACCCCTACCATTGAGGATAGCCTCATTATGGAACAACAGTTTGATTACTTGCTAAAAAGTATCAAGCAGCTAAAAGAACCCTACCGAACAGCAATACAGTTGCGCTACTTACAAGAAAAAAGCTATAAAGAAATAGCCGATGAGATGAAAAGCACAATGAACAACGTCAAAATCACACTGCTACGAGCCAAGAAAATGCTCATCAGCAAATTTAATAATTAG
- the panB gene encoding 3-methyl-2-oxobutanoate hydroxymethyltransferase, which translates to MSAVRKDYKRVTTKSVVEMKANGEKISMLTAYDYTFAKLLDSAGIDVILVGDSASNVMAGHETTLPITLDQMIYHASSVVRGANRALIVVDLPFGTYQSDPKKALRSAIKIMKESGAHAIKLEGGKEEAESIKRIVNAGIPVMGHLGLTPQSIHQFGSFALRAKEEAEAQKLKEDAKLLEQLGCFAIVLEKIPAKLAEEVAKSVRIPIIGIGAGSAVDGQVLVMQDMLGMSNEFQPRFLRKYANLQEVVTAAVSHYIEDVKSVDFPNEKEQY; encoded by the coding sequence ATGTCAGCAGTTAGAAAAGATTACAAAAGAGTAACTACCAAGTCGGTAGTAGAGATGAAAGCTAATGGAGAGAAGATTTCGATGCTTACAGCCTACGATTATACTTTTGCAAAATTATTGGATAGCGCAGGGATTGATGTTATTTTGGTAGGTGACTCGGCTAGCAATGTAATGGCTGGTCACGAAACCACATTGCCCATTACGTTAGACCAAATGATTTACCACGCTTCATCAGTAGTACGTGGCGCAAACCGTGCTCTTATAGTGGTCGATTTGCCTTTTGGTACCTACCAATCCGATCCTAAAAAGGCACTGCGTTCAGCCATCAAAATAATGAAAGAAAGTGGCGCACACGCCATTAAATTGGAAGGTGGTAAAGAAGAAGCCGAAAGCATTAAGCGAATAGTAAATGCAGGCATCCCTGTAATGGGACACTTAGGACTTACACCCCAATCAATACACCAATTCGGCTCATTTGCATTACGTGCTAAAGAAGAAGCTGAAGCTCAAAAACTAAAAGAAGATGCAAAACTATTAGAACAATTAGGCTGCTTTGCAATAGTGTTAGAAAAAATACCTGCCAAATTAGCCGAAGAAGTAGCTAAAAGCGTACGCATCCCTATCATTGGTATTGGTGCAGGTAGCGCCGTTGATGGGCAAGTACTTGTAATGCAAGATATGTTAGGAATGAGCAATGAGTTCCAGCCACGTTTCTTGCGCAAATACGCCAATTTGCAAGAAGTAGTTACTGCCGCAGTATCACATTACATCGAAGATGTGAAAAGCGTTGATTTCCCTAACGAAAAAGAGCAATATTAA
- a CDS encoding YoaK family protein yields the protein MFRHQGKSRTAKHNLQIAVVLSFVAGMVNVTGFLFVGKLTTNVTGHFAYFIYDVSVAEFWKGLIYFLYIFAFLIGSFTSGLLIENANYKRNHNKYLAPTLLECFALLMVVGLCFFFQEAIPADVTACILLFAMGLQNAFVTKISNSVVRTTHLTGLFTDLGIELAQLLYLNRNHYENQLTHIKNTIKLRLFIITFFFLGGFSAGYFYIAQGLSIYTLLISVGILLLGLFYDGLRFFYFTNKRHYETYNKRRKRRRALRRQSRYRRKQASGRHRAGRQDG from the coding sequence ATGTTCCGACATCAGGGGAAAAGCCGTACTGCCAAACATAATTTACAAATAGCCGTAGTGCTCTCATTCGTAGCAGGAATGGTGAACGTTACCGGCTTTTTGTTTGTGGGTAAGCTTACCACCAATGTTACTGGCCACTTCGCTTATTTCATCTATGATGTATCAGTAGCCGAGTTTTGGAAAGGGCTCATCTATTTTCTGTATATTTTTGCCTTTTTGATAGGCTCATTCACTTCGGGACTTTTAATTGAAAACGCTAATTATAAGCGTAATCATAACAAATACCTCGCCCCTACCCTATTAGAGTGCTTTGCACTACTAATGGTGGTGGGGCTTTGTTTTTTCTTCCAAGAAGCTATTCCGGCAGATGTAACGGCTTGCATACTACTATTTGCTATGGGGTTACAGAATGCTTTTGTTACAAAGATATCAAACTCTGTAGTGCGTACTACACACCTTACGGGTTTGTTCACCGACTTAGGAATTGAACTGGCTCAACTACTTTACCTGAACCGCAACCACTATGAAAACCAGCTTACTCATATTAAGAATACTATTAAGCTGAGACTTTTTATCATTACCTTTTTCTTTTTAGGAGGCTTTAGTGCTGGGTATTTTTATATCGCACAGGGGCTTTCTATCTATACGTTACTCATTTCGGTAGGGATTCTTCTGTTGGGACTTTTTTACGATGGATTGAGGTTCTTCTATTTTACTAATAAACGTCATTATGAGACTTATAACAAACGCAGGAAACGTAGACGTGCTTTACGAAGACAATCACGTTATAGGCGTAAGCAAGCGAGCGGGCGACATCGTGCAGGGCGACAAGACGGGTGA
- a CDS encoding RluA family pseudouridine synthase codes for MRLITNAGNVDVLYEDNHVIGVSKRAGDIVQGDKTGDTPLSDIIKQYLKEKYNKPGEVFLGVVHRLDRPTTGVVLFAKTSKALSRLNAMFANKEEVRKTYWALVDAMPPAEEGTLTHWLVRNEKQNKSVGYNKEVQHSKKAVLHYKLLKAFDRYYLLEIDLITGRHHQIRAQLAAIGLHIKGDLKYGAKRSNPDGGICLHAYSLDFVHPVKKEEIHISVTPEWGLPN; via the coding sequence ATGAGACTTATAACAAACGCAGGAAACGTAGACGTGCTTTACGAAGACAATCACGTTATAGGCGTAAGCAAGCGAGCGGGCGACATCGTGCAGGGCGACAAGACGGGTGATACGCCTTTAAGTGATATTATTAAGCAGTATCTAAAAGAGAAATACAACAAGCCTGGTGAGGTGTTCTTGGGCGTGGTACATAGGTTGGACCGCCCTACTACTGGTGTTGTGCTTTTTGCTAAAACTTCAAAAGCTTTATCACGGCTCAATGCTATGTTTGCCAATAAAGAAGAGGTGCGAAAAACCTACTGGGCTTTGGTAGATGCTATGCCTCCTGCTGAAGAGGGTACGCTTACCCATTGGCTGGTGCGCAATGAAAAGCAAAACAAATCGGTGGGATATAATAAAGAAGTGCAGCACAGCAAGAAGGCTGTACTGCACTATAAGTTATTAAAGGCTTTTGATAGATATTATCTGCTGGAAATAGACCTTATTACAGGGCGACATCACCAGATTAGGGCGCAGCTGGCTGCTATTGGGCTACATATTAAAGGCGACCTTAAATATGGGGCTAAACGCTCTAACCCTGATGGGGGTATTTGCTTGCACGCTTATAGCTTGGATTTTGTACATCCTGTGAAGAAGGAGGAGATTCATATTAGTGTTACGCCTGAATGGGGCTTACCTAATTGA
- a CDS encoding long-chain fatty acid--CoA ligase, producing the protein MDLTAYHFVSIFRHNVQKYSQKDALMKRTQSSQWQAITWAEVGTTTTLLSKALISLGIQPQDTIGILSQNTPQWSLTDLACLQIRAITVPIYTTNTPPQALYVMNHAEVKVLFVGDQKQYHKALQIAPQCPSLQMIVVMENNIPLTEQQYSIHWDNFLSLGSTPQYDAELQKRINDQNLDDLFTIIYTSGTTGDPKGVMLSYENLAFQMVGHNERLSTVDDTDISLAFLPLSHVFERAWTYFCLNRGVTIYYLDDTNLVKETLTQVRPTLMCAVPRFYEKIFATVHDKADAATFLKRKLFRLAIATGKRVLNLREQGKKPSLILQKAYNLFDKIVYKKLKEALGGRIKFMPCGGANLEPSIGRFFQSIGINLKLGYGMTETVATISCWDDDRINPQSVGNVMPNVQVRIGEENEILVKGGMVMKGYFKNPEETAKVFTPDGYLRTGDAGKLDGNNNLFITERIKELMKTSNGKYIAPQMIEGKVGKYNLIEQIAVIADGKKFVSALIVPNYEMLAQALKDLNIKYKNTTDMIKHSQVIEYIGKQLQKFQKDLPDYEQIKKFTLLPTAFTIERNEITPSLKLRRKVIYANYSREIEAMYK; encoded by the coding sequence ATGGATTTAACAGCCTATCACTTTGTATCAATCTTCCGCCATAATGTGCAGAAGTACTCACAAAAAGACGCCCTGATGAAACGAACACAATCATCTCAGTGGCAGGCTATTACTTGGGCAGAAGTAGGAACCACAACCACCCTCCTCTCCAAAGCCCTCATATCATTAGGCATACAACCACAAGACACCATCGGCATACTATCACAAAACACACCACAATGGTCACTTACCGATCTGGCCTGCCTCCAAATACGCGCCATCACAGTACCCATATACACCACCAACACCCCACCACAAGCCCTCTACGTAATGAACCACGCCGAGGTAAAAGTACTATTCGTAGGCGACCAAAAACAATACCACAAAGCACTCCAAATAGCACCACAATGCCCCTCACTACAAATGATCGTAGTGATGGAGAATAACATCCCACTTACCGAACAACAATACTCCATCCATTGGGACAACTTCCTCTCACTCGGAAGCACACCCCAGTACGACGCCGAACTACAAAAACGCATCAACGACCAAAATCTAGACGACCTCTTTACAATCATCTACACCTCAGGCACCACCGGCGACCCCAAAGGAGTAATGCTATCCTATGAAAACCTCGCATTCCAAATGGTAGGCCATAACGAGCGCCTCTCCACAGTCGATGATACCGATATCTCACTCGCATTCCTACCACTGTCCCACGTCTTTGAACGCGCCTGGACATACTTCTGCCTAAACAGAGGCGTAACAATATACTACCTCGACGATACCAACCTCGTAAAAGAAACCCTAACACAAGTACGCCCCACACTAATGTGCGCCGTACCACGATTCTACGAAAAAATATTCGCCACCGTACACGACAAAGCCGATGCAGCCACCTTCCTAAAACGAAAACTATTCCGCCTAGCAATAGCCACCGGAAAGCGCGTACTCAACCTACGCGAACAAGGCAAAAAACCATCACTAATACTCCAAAAAGCCTATAACCTATTCGATAAAATCGTCTATAAAAAACTAAAAGAAGCACTCGGAGGCCGCATCAAATTTATGCCCTGCGGAGGCGCCAACCTCGAACCCAGCATAGGCCGATTCTTCCAATCAATAGGAATCAACCTCAAATTAGGATACGGAATGACCGAAACCGTAGCCACAATCTCCTGCTGGGACGACGACCGCATCAACCCACAATCCGTAGGAAACGTAATGCCCAACGTACAAGTACGCATAGGCGAAGAAAATGAAATACTCGTAAAAGGAGGAATGGTGATGAAAGGATACTTCAAAAATCCAGAAGAAACCGCCAAAGTATTCACCCCCGATGGCTACCTACGCACCGGCGATGCAGGTAAACTCGACGGTAATAATAACCTATTTATTACCGAACGAATCAAAGAATTAATGAAAACCTCCAACGGAAAATACATAGCCCCACAAATGATAGAAGGAAAAGTGGGTAAATACAACCTCATCGAGCAGATAGCAGTTATCGCCGATGGAAAAAAATTCGTGTCAGCACTCATAGTACCCAACTATGAAATGCTAGCACAAGCCCTAAAAGACCTGAACATCAAATACAAAAACACCACCGATATGATAAAACATAGTCAGGTAATAGAGTACATAGGTAAGCAACTACAAAAGTTCCAAAAAGACCTCCCCGACTATGAACAAATCAAGAAGTTCACACTCTTGCCTACCGCTTTCACTATCGAGCGAAATGAAATAACACCCTCATTAAAGCTAAGGCGAAAAGTAATCTACGCCAATTACAGCCGCGAAATAGAAGCAATGTACAAATAA
- a CDS encoding DUF5723 family protein, with amino-acid sequence MRKVILSVLLLGSMAMEAQQSFAGFRESPYAGVLQATTNPAYMISSKRSWDASLFVANVGFGNSAMNLTSDITKDFNNYTKLDRTNGLLQNNDINARLNVDVLGPSVFLKINDKHSVGVLTRVRAMVNINKFDAKMLQSYIDDANNLNLTTPYNLNINDQEVVGHGFSEVGFSWAGELYFDGHNALKAGATIKYLMGAGNIYAGFRDFSGTASITYDQVSKKATLNINSTSGTLEVINGGSDFLKFNNFQASSLTGKEAAGVGLDLGLIYEYRFDGCQSCHNKPHDLRIGFSLMDIGRLSYNTNSGSSRYTMQGGTANLPLEDLSEDTLKNIFQQHYVVGKKVKSSLPTTMNLSADYRIWDGFYVNASGLFNLVSKSKNDLYNPHYSNTFSVTPRFDTSGFGAYLPISYDSMTKTNVGVGLRLGPLTLGSSSAISNFITKSGKDLNFFVGVRFGHLAYPMN; translated from the coding sequence ATGAGAAAAGTAATTTTATCAGTTCTTTTGTTGGGCTCGATGGCTATGGAGGCGCAACAATCATTTGCTGGTTTTCGTGAGAGTCCGTATGCTGGTGTGCTACAAGCTACTACGAATCCGGCTTATATGATTAGTAGTAAGCGTTCGTGGGATGCGAGTTTATTTGTAGCGAATGTTGGTTTTGGTAATAGTGCGATGAACCTTACTTCGGACATTACTAAGGATTTTAACAATTACACTAAACTGGACAGAACCAATGGTTTGTTGCAAAATAATGACATTAATGCGCGTTTGAATGTGGATGTTTTGGGGCCATCGGTGTTTTTGAAGATTAATGACAAGCATTCGGTTGGGGTATTGACTAGGGTTCGTGCTATGGTAAACATCAATAAGTTTGATGCGAAGATGCTTCAGTCATACATTGATGATGCGAATAACTTAAATTTGACTACTCCTTATAATTTGAATATTAATGATCAAGAGGTTGTGGGTCATGGTTTTTCGGAAGTTGGTTTTTCATGGGCTGGTGAGCTTTATTTTGATGGGCATAATGCTTTGAAAGCTGGGGCTACTATAAAATATTTGATGGGGGCTGGTAATATTTATGCTGGTTTTCGTGATTTTAGTGGTACTGCGAGTATTACTTATGACCAGGTTAGCAAGAAGGCTACTTTGAATATTAACTCTACCTCGGGTACACTGGAGGTGATTAACGGTGGTTCGGACTTTTTGAAGTTTAATAACTTCCAAGCAAGCAGCCTTACTGGTAAAGAAGCTGCGGGTGTGGGACTAGACCTTGGTTTGATTTATGAGTATCGTTTTGATGGCTGCCAAAGTTGTCATAACAAGCCTCACGATTTGAGGATAGGCTTTTCATTAATGGATATTGGTAGACTTAGTTACAATACTAACAGTGGTTCATCACGTTACACTATGCAAGGGGGTACTGCTAATTTGCCTCTTGAAGACCTTAGTGAGGATACTTTGAAGAATATTTTCCAACAGCATTACGTAGTAGGTAAAAAGGTGAAATCATCATTGCCTACGACTATGAACTTAAGTGCTGATTATCGTATTTGGGATGGTTTTTATGTGAATGCTTCGGGGCTTTTTAACTTGGTAAGCAAGAGCAAGAATGATTTATACAACCCTCATTACTCTAATACTTTTTCAGTAACACCGCGTTTTGATACGAGTGGTTTTGGGGCTTACTTGCCTATATCATACGATAGTATGACTAAGACTAATGTGGGTGTTGGGTTGAGATTAGGCCCGCTTACTTTGGGTTCGAGTTCGGCTATTAGTAATTTCATAACTAAATCGGGCAAGGATTTGAATTTCTTTGTTGGGGTAAGATTTGGACACTTGGCATATCCTATGAATTAA